A part of Bacillus thuringiensis genomic DNA contains:
- a CDS encoding cytochrome P450, producing the protein MASPENVILVHEISKLKTKEELWNPYEWYQFMRDNHPVHYDEEQDVWNVFLYDDVNRVLSDYRLFSSRRERRQFAIPPLETRININSTDPPEHRNVRSIVSKAFTPRSIEQWKPRIQSIANELVQHIGKYSEVNIVEEFAAPLPVTVISDLLGVPTTDRKKIKEWSDILFMPYSKEKFNDLDVEKGIALNEFKTYLLPIVQEKRYHLTDDIISDLIRAEYEGERLTDEEIVTFSLGLLAAGNETTTNLIINSFYCFLVDSPGIYEELRKEPTLISKAIEEVLRYRFPVTLARRITEDTTIFGPLMKKDQMIVAWVSAANVDEKKFLQASEFNLHRIGNEKHLTFGKGPHFCLGAPLARLEAEIALKTFINAFEKIELSSSFNLEKCILENEQTLKFLPISLKLQ; encoded by the coding sequence ATGGCTTCGCCTGAAAATGTGATTTTAGTTCATGAAATTTCAAAGCTGAAAACAAAAGAAGAATTGTGGAATCCGTATGAGTGGTATCAATTTATGAGGGACAATCATCCGGTTCATTATGATGAGGAGCAGGATGTATGGAATGTTTTTTTATACGATGATGTAAATCGAGTTTTATCGGATTATCGCTTATTTTCAAGTAGAAGGGAACGAAGACAATTCGCAATCCCACCTTTAGAAACGAGAATAAATATAAACTCTACTGATCCACCAGAACATCGCAATGTACGTTCAATAGTTTCTAAAGCATTTACTCCAAGAAGTATAGAACAATGGAAACCTCGAATACAGTCTATCGCAAATGAACTTGTACAACATATAGGAAAATATAGTGAGGTTAATATCGTTGAAGAGTTTGCTGCACCGTTACCTGTTACCGTCATATCCGATTTATTAGGAGTGCCAACAACGGACCGTAAAAAAATTAAAGAATGGTCTGATATTTTATTTATGCCATATAGTAAAGAAAAATTTAACGATTTGGATGTAGAAAAAGGAATTGCGTTAAATGAATTTAAAACGTATCTGCTTCCAATTGTTCAAGAGAAAAGATATCATTTAACCGACGATATTATTTCAGATTTAATACGAGCTGAATATGAAGGCGAAAGATTAACCGATGAAGAAATAGTTACTTTTTCTTTAGGCTTATTAGCGGCAGGTAATGAAACAACTACAAATTTAATTATTAATAGCTTTTATTGCTTTTTAGTGGATTCACCTGGAATATATGAAGAGTTAAGAAAAGAACCTACATTAATTTCAAAAGCGATTGAGGAAGTATTACGCTATCGCTTTCCCGTTACATTAGCTAGGAGGATTACAGAGGACACCACTATATTTGGACCTTTAATGAAAAAGGATCAAATGATTGTTGCATGGGTAAGTGCAGCAAATGTAGATGAGAAAAAATTCTTACAAGCTTCTGAGTTTAATTTACACAGAATAGGAAATGAAAAGCATTTAACCTTTGGTAAAGGTCCTCACTTTTGCTTAGGGGCACCACTTGCACGCTTGGAAGCTGAGATTGCATTAAAAACTTTTATAAATGCTTTTGAAAAAATAGAGTTATCTTCATCTTTCAATTTAGAAAAATGTATATTGGAAAATGAACAAACTTTAAAATTCTTACCTATTAGCTTAAAACTTCAATAA
- a CDS encoding Vat family streptogramin A O-acetyltransferase, with product MNPNPNVKYPIEGNQNVHFIKNTITKANILVGDYSYYDAKDGETFEDRVLHHYEFLGDHLTIGKFCCIANGVTFIMNGANHRMDGFSAYPFNIFGNGWEKYTPGLSNLPYKGDTVIGNDVWIGMDTTILPGIRIGDGAIIAAKSVVTRDVAPYTIVGGNPANKIKERFTNTIIEELLQIQWWHFDIEKITENIDAIVRGDIEPLRILKRE from the coding sequence ATGAATCCTAATCCAAATGTAAAATACCCAATTGAAGGAAATCAAAATGTTCATTTTATAAAAAATACAATAACGAAAGCTAATATACTCGTTGGTGACTATTCTTATTATGATGCGAAAGATGGAGAGACATTTGAAGATCGAGTATTACATCATTATGAATTTCTTGGAGATCATCTTACTATTGGAAAGTTTTGTTGTATTGCAAATGGAGTTACTTTTATTATGAATGGAGCAAATCATCGGATGGATGGATTTTCGGCATACCCATTTAATATCTTTGGAAATGGGTGGGAGAAGTATACACCTGGTTTGTCTAATTTGCCATATAAAGGTGATACAGTTATAGGAAATGACGTTTGGATTGGTATGGATACCACGATTTTGCCCGGAATAAGAATAGGCGATGGTGCAATAATAGCAGCTAAATCTGTTGTGACTAGAGACGTTGCACCATATACAATTGTTGGTGGAAACCCTGCAAATAAAATAAAGGAACGATTTACAAATACAATAATAGAAGAATTATTGCAAATTCAATGGTGGCATTTTGACATTGAAAAAATAACTGAAAATATAGATGCTATTGTACGAGGAGATATTGAACCATTAAGAATACTAAAAAGGGAATAA
- a CDS encoding Cof-type HAD-IIB family hydrolase, with protein MKLIAIDLDGTLLSGNKMISKENAEAIRKCQEAGHVVAICTGRSIVDIERLLLEVNLDCPIIAENGALIYKDKKMMKRYPIQNMQALEIVDYLEENGLYYQLYTNKGVYVPDYGVESVRNEIEYVKNSKENFDLKELETIAALYLEHTAFHSAESCKPIVETDIHVHKLLPFSYDIEKLKKLKAAFLHNTDLAITSSYWHNLEINHRDAQKGNGLYTLAEHLNIPVENTVAIGDGLNDVSMMEKANISIAMGNAVEEIKAMCQYETLSNEEHGVAHALYKYIM; from the coding sequence ATGAAATTAATCGCAATTGATTTAGATGGAACTCTTCTTTCGGGGAATAAAATGATTAGTAAAGAAAATGCAGAAGCAATTCGAAAATGTCAGGAAGCTGGTCATGTTGTTGCAATTTGTACAGGACGTTCTATCGTCGACATTGAACGATTGTTGTTAGAAGTTAATTTAGATTGTCCAATTATCGCGGAAAATGGTGCACTTATATATAAAGATAAAAAAATGATGAAGAGATATCCAATTCAAAATATGCAGGCACTTGAGATTGTAGACTATCTTGAAGAGAATGGCTTATATTATCAGCTTTATACTAATAAAGGTGTATATGTACCAGATTATGGAGTAGAGAGTGTGCGTAATGAGATAGAATATGTGAAGAATTCAAAAGAAAATTTTGATTTGAAAGAGTTAGAAACGATTGCAGCATTATATCTTGAACATACAGCATTTCATAGTGCAGAAAGTTGTAAACCAATTGTAGAAACTGATATACATGTGCATAAGCTTTTACCATTTTCTTATGACATAGAAAAATTAAAAAAGTTAAAAGCAGCGTTTCTGCATAATACTGATTTAGCAATTACATCTTCGTATTGGCATAATTTAGAGATTAATCACCGAGACGCTCAAAAAGGAAATGGATTATATACTTTAGCAGAACATCTGAATATTCCAGTTGAAAATACTGTAGCGATAGGTGATGGGCTAAACGATGTATCGATGATGGAAAAAGCAAACATATCAATTGCAATGGGGAACGCAGTCGAAGAAATAAAAGCGATGTGTCAATACGAAACCTTATCAAATGAAGAACATGGTGTTGCACATGCTTTATATAAATATATAATGTAA
- a CDS encoding PadR family transcriptional regulator, producing MYVDILLLAELTTGPKHGYEIKKNVQNRLGENFELNHNTLYPALRRFENMGAITKKIHKQVGKPNRNMYDITETGEEIFSEMLREFPEKIATNNAEFLVRIALFEKLNYEARKEILTIRQDVLHKQLTAIQSLNISSSFITEVIEFSKSRIEHELHWIASLMKKI from the coding sequence ATGTACGTTGACATTTTATTACTAGCAGAATTAACGACTGGACCAAAACACGGATATGAAATAAAGAAAAATGTTCAAAATCGGTTAGGTGAGAATTTCGAATTAAATCATAATACACTGTATCCCGCACTTCGGCGCTTCGAAAATATGGGTGCTATAACGAAAAAAATACATAAACAAGTCGGAAAACCAAACCGAAATATGTACGACATAACTGAAACAGGAGAAGAAATTTTTTCTGAAATGTTAAGAGAGTTTCCCGAAAAGATTGCGACAAATAACGCTGAATTCCTTGTGCGTATCGCGCTATTTGAAAAACTTAATTACGAAGCTAGAAAAGAAATTTTAACAATACGCCAAGATGTACTACATAAACAGCTTACTGCTATTCAATCTTTAAATATTAGCTCCTCTTTTATTACAGAAGTCATTGAATTTAGTAAATCGCGTATTGAACATGAATTACATTGGATTGCATCACTTATGAAGAAAATATAA
- a CDS encoding DUF1540 domain-containing protein, translated as MAQDVLCEVNNCKFWANGNKCSADAIYVVSNKGKQASTTEETDCKTFDPEI; from the coding sequence ATGGCACAAGACGTTTTATGTGAAGTAAACAACTGTAAATTTTGGGCTAACGGCAATAAATGTAGTGCAGATGCAATTTATGTAGTAAGTAATAAAGGGAAACAAGCATCAACTACGGAAGAAACAGATTGCAAAACTTTCGATCCAGAAATATAA
- a CDS encoding cysteine dioxygenase family protein — protein sequence MLTCNGSKTFQTFIKAVTDLIDSNLLEDQIVCAIEKLLEELLEKKTWLPLEKQKANSAQYARHLLYEDPLNRFEVLALVWKDGQSTPLHDHDGTWGVEGVFTGRIMVQNFIQTKQLENSLVYLTHTGNLYLGEGETDKVIPPADCHILEISENESVVTIHVYGKRLEKFKIYVPTEEKNVYMCETKYISYSS from the coding sequence ATGTTAACGTGTAATGGAAGTAAAACGTTTCAAACATTTATTAAAGCTGTAACGGATTTAATTGATAGTAATTTATTAGAAGATCAAATTGTTTGTGCGATTGAAAAATTACTAGAAGAACTTTTAGAAAAGAAAACATGGCTTCCGTTAGAAAAACAGAAGGCGAATTCGGCTCAGTATGCACGACACTTGTTATATGAAGATCCTTTAAATCGTTTTGAAGTATTAGCTCTTGTATGGAAAGATGGACAATCTACACCTTTACATGATCATGATGGTACATGGGGAGTAGAAGGAGTTTTTACAGGAAGGATAATGGTGCAGAATTTTATACAAACTAAGCAGCTTGAAAATTCACTTGTTTATTTAACACATACAGGAAATCTTTATTTGGGAGAAGGCGAAACAGATAAAGTCATTCCACCAGCTGATTGTCATATTCTTGAAATATCCGAAAATGAAAGCGTTGTCACAATTCATGTTTATGGAAAACGTTTAGAAAAGTTTAAAATATATGTCCCAACTGAAGAAAAGAATGTGTACATGTGTGAGACAAAATATATTAGTTATAGTTCATAG